In Halorussus limi, a genomic segment contains:
- a CDS encoding queuosine precursor transporter has translation MTDHYRDTTPLPTGRIALVALFVTALVTAQMTASKLLGFSIPFSLPFTRDMLVMPGAALAYALTFFASDCYSELYGPDEAHKMVNVGFAMNFVLLALVYSTIAAPAAPFSSVDPATFERVLGASLNIVVASLLAYVVSQHWDVRVFHAIREATDGDSLWLRNVGSTASSQLLDTLIFVVVGFAAMPALRGGDPMTTNALLGLVVGQYVLKLLIAVADTPFVYAVVGYLRSRGSAGPVPRTAD, from the coding sequence ATGACCGACCACTACCGCGACACCACGCCGCTCCCGACCGGTCGTATCGCGCTCGTCGCGCTGTTCGTCACCGCGCTGGTGACGGCGCAGATGACGGCCTCGAAACTCCTCGGGTTCTCCATCCCGTTCTCGCTCCCGTTCACGCGGGACATGCTCGTGATGCCCGGCGCGGCGCTGGCCTACGCGCTGACGTTCTTCGCGTCGGACTGCTACTCGGAACTCTACGGTCCCGACGAGGCCCACAAGATGGTCAACGTCGGCTTCGCGATGAACTTCGTCCTGCTCGCGCTGGTCTACTCGACCATCGCCGCGCCCGCCGCGCCGTTCAGTTCCGTCGACCCCGCGACGTTCGAGCGCGTCCTCGGCGCGAGCCTGAACATCGTCGTCGCCAGTCTGCTGGCGTACGTCGTGAGCCAGCATTGGGACGTGCGCGTCTTCCACGCGATTCGGGAGGCGACCGACGGCGACTCGCTCTGGCTCCGGAACGTCGGTTCGACCGCGAGCAGTCAGCTCCTCGACACGCTCATCTTCGTGGTCGTCGGGTTCGCCGCGATGCCCGCGCTTCGGGGCGGAGACCCGATGACTACGAACGCCCTGCTCGGTCTCGTCGTCGGCCAGTACGTCCTCAAACTCCTCATCGCGGTCGCGGACACGCCGTTCGTCTACGCCGTGGTCGGCTACCTCCGGTCGCGCGGGTCGGCCGGCCCTGTCCCGCGGACTGCCGACTGA
- a CDS encoding ribbon-helix-helix domain-containing protein produces MSKISVEVPDELLEDLDAHVGEEGKFVNRSEAIRASVRKMLDVLDEIDERHGRLEDE; encoded by the coding sequence ATGAGCAAGATAAGCGTCGAAGTGCCCGACGAACTCCTCGAGGACCTCGATGCCCACGTCGGCGAGGAGGGCAAGTTCGTCAACCGGAGCGAGGCCATCCGGGCCTCCGTCCGGAAGATGCTGGACGTACTGGACGAGATAGACGAGCGCCACGGCCGACTCGAAGACGAGTGA
- the tatC gene encoding twin-arginine translocase subunit TatC translates to MSGSGSSVVDEDTARAVNSGRETIGAMLSTAQTHLQKVFIVFLVGFVASFYALRSVGWPFLKEVTKAQMPPSLAESVTIIAVTPFDVILLQAKIGAVAGIVIALPVLLYYSRDSLRQRSWYPGAPIAGWKIAILAFLALALFTGGMLYGYGVFFPLMFKFLANNAITAGFETRYSIVKWTEFIAFLSLSFGLAAELPLAMSGLAYTGIVPYETFRDKWRYAIMGIFVFGAVASPPDPFTQIMWATPLVLLYAFSLYLTKIVVTLKRGSERLSFVGVARENAIRLLGAPALVFLLVRFFFTRAGVDAVNAELPTKYALPAVESVVGLPRSESILVVSGAVAAVALVVTFFYYLTQELNEVAANVAAPAPAPGAPGDIDLGNLDAGAVRAAPPEVFADMSEEDAVDYAREAMEADDAEKAQAILDRYDELHPEDEDDAEEAAAGAAAGAEAADGAQAADAEAADEATFPRESDRPEEAESSGNVFESTAAGMADAFTEDETTEEDIGGWFYDLRFIFESLTSKMFRIVAVFMLVLAGVFMFLYRGGIGVIREDFLSRLPAEVRPEMGSGETVLNIVTLHPVEALVFEVKISTLLGAVAVLPLILYYAWPAMKERGLAAGDRRVFGLWAGTIAVGLVAGSALGYTVVAPSVISWLVADALRAEMIISYRVSNFFWLVFFTTAGIGLLADVPLTMWLFERGGLVSFDAMKDRWREVVIAIFAVAGLATPDSIYTMFLLAIPLSIAYLVGLGGLWVVTVGGRR, encoded by the coding sequence ATGTCCGGGTCCGGAAGTAGCGTCGTCGACGAGGACACCGCCCGCGCCGTCAACAGCGGCCGAGAGACCATCGGAGCGATGCTCTCGACGGCGCAGACGCATCTCCAGAAGGTATTCATCGTCTTCCTCGTCGGCTTCGTGGCGTCTTTCTACGCGCTTCGTTCCGTCGGGTGGCCGTTCCTCAAGGAGGTCACGAAGGCCCAGATGCCGCCGTCGCTGGCCGAAAGCGTCACCATCATCGCCGTGACGCCGTTCGACGTCATCCTCTTGCAGGCGAAAATCGGGGCGGTGGCCGGCATCGTCATCGCCCTACCGGTCCTGTTGTACTACTCCCGCGACTCGCTCCGACAACGCTCGTGGTATCCGGGCGCCCCCATCGCTGGCTGGAAGATAGCGATTCTGGCCTTCCTCGCGCTGGCGCTGTTCACCGGCGGCATGCTGTACGGCTACGGCGTCTTCTTCCCGCTGATGTTCAAGTTCCTCGCCAACAACGCCATCACCGCGGGCTTCGAGACGCGCTACTCCATCGTGAAGTGGACGGAGTTCATCGCGTTCCTCTCGCTGTCGTTCGGTCTCGCCGCGGAACTCCCGCTGGCGATGAGCGGACTCGCCTACACCGGCATCGTCCCCTACGAGACGTTCCGCGACAAGTGGCGCTACGCCATCATGGGAATCTTCGTGTTCGGGGCCGTCGCATCGCCGCCGGACCCGTTCACCCAGATTATGTGGGCGACGCCGCTCGTCCTACTGTACGCTTTCAGTCTCTATCTCACCAAAATCGTCGTGACGCTCAAGCGCGGCAGCGAGCGACTCAGTTTCGTCGGGGTCGCCAGAGAGAACGCGATTCGTCTCCTCGGCGCTCCGGCGCTGGTCTTCCTGCTCGTCCGGTTCTTCTTCACGCGCGCCGGCGTCGATGCCGTGAACGCCGAACTCCCGACCAAGTACGCGCTCCCGGCCGTCGAGTCGGTCGTCGGTCTCCCGCGTAGCGAGTCGATACTCGTCGTCTCCGGGGCCGTCGCGGCGGTCGCGCTCGTCGTCACGTTCTTCTACTACCTGACGCAGGAACTCAACGAGGTCGCCGCGAACGTCGCCGCGCCCGCCCCTGCCCCCGGAGCGCCCGGCGACATCGACCTCGGGAACCTCGACGCGGGCGCGGTCCGCGCCGCCCCGCCCGAGGTCTTCGCCGACATGAGCGAGGAGGACGCCGTGGACTACGCCCGCGAGGCGATGGAGGCCGACGACGCCGAGAAGGCCCAAGCCATCCTCGACCGCTACGACGAACTCCACCCCGAGGACGAGGACGACGCCGAAGAGGCCGCCGCGGGTGCCGCGGCGGGCGCGGAGGCCGCGGACGGTGCGCAAGCGGCCGACGCCGAGGCGGCGGACGAGGCGACGTTCCCCCGCGAGTCCGACCGACCCGAGGAGGCCGAATCCTCGGGCAACGTCTTCGAGAGTACGGCCGCGGGCATGGCCGACGCGTTCACCGAGGACGAGACCACCGAGGAGGACATCGGCGGATGGTTCTACGACCTCCGGTTCATCTTCGAGAGTCTCACGTCCAAGATGTTCCGCATCGTGGCGGTGTTCATGCTCGTCCTCGCCGGCGTGTTCATGTTCCTCTACCGAGGCGGCATCGGCGTCATCCGCGAGGACTTCCTCAGTCGACTTCCCGCGGAGGTCCGGCCCGAGATGGGGTCCGGCGAGACGGTGCTGAACATCGTGACGCTCCACCCCGTCGAGGCGCTGGTGTTCGAGGTCAAGATTTCGACGCTCCTCGGGGCCGTGGCGGTCCTGCCGCTGATACTCTACTACGCGTGGCCCGCGATGAAGGAGCGCGGACTCGCGGCCGGCGACCGCCGAGTGTTCGGTCTCTGGGCGGGCACCATCGCGGTCGGTCTCGTCGCCGGGAGCGCGCTCGGTTACACCGTCGTCGCGCCGAGCGTCATCTCGTGGCTGGTCGCCGACGCGCTCCGCGCCGAGATGATAATCTCCTACCGGGTCAGCAACTTCTTCTGGCTCGTCTTCTTCACCACCGCGGGCATCGGCCTGCTGGCCGACGTGCCCCTGACGATGTGGCTGTTCGAGCGCGGCGGTCTCGTCTCGTTCGACGCGATGAAAGACCGGTGGCGCGAAGTCGTCATCGCCATCTTCGCCGTCGCGGGACTGGCGACGCCCGACAGCATCTACACGATGTTCCTGCTCGCCATCCCGCTCTCTATCGCCTACCTCGTCGGTCTCGGCGGTCTCTGGGTCGTGACGGTCGGCGGACGCCGGTAG